The following nucleotide sequence is from archaeon BMS3Bbin15.
TTTTGTAAATCCTAAAAACACGTCTCAAGAATGCTCCTCGTGTGGTAAAATAGTCAAGAAAATCCTTAATATTAAAATACATAACTGTCCTTACTGTGGGTTGATTCTTGATAGACATGTTAATGCTGCCATAAATATATTACACAGAGGAATGAAAAAAGTAGGGTTGGGATACACCGATTTGATGCCTGTTCGAGGTCTAGCACAAGTTCCACCTATGATTCAGGAAGCCCACGAATTTAGTCGTGGGTAGTTCACTTCCTGTCATAGAAACACACCGGTTATACTACTTCTGCTTAACTTAAATATTTTTTGTTATTAAACTTCCTTGAGCTTTTCAAGAAGTATTGCAGGCCTTATATGTGTAATCCCCTGGAGTTTTCCTATCTTTTCAGAAATAATCGATGATAACTCCTTTCCATTCCTTGTCCACACCTCTGCCATAATCATGTGGTCACCGGTTGAGGTTGCAACAAAACGTACCTCATCAAACATTGTCAGCTTCTC
It contains:
- a CDS encoding putative transposase DNA-binding domain protein; the encoded protein is MDFHHKLSRELVEKYDFIAFEDLKIKNMLRNHHLAKSISDVSWNMLQSFTAYKAEWAGKVVTFVNPKNTSQECSSCGKIVKKILNIKIHNCPYCGLILDRHVNAAINILHRGMKKVGLGYTDLMPVRGLAQVPPMIQEAHEFSRG